In Phoenix dactylifera cultivar Barhee BC4 chromosome 1, palm_55x_up_171113_PBpolish2nd_filt_p, whole genome shotgun sequence, the genomic stretch GAGAAAGTACAGGGTGGCGACACTTTACATCATAGGAAAAAAACATAAGCATCCCCACCAAAATCCAAACCAGCACAAATTCACAGCATCACCCCTCAATAAAGGCAAACATAACATTGTAAAAGGAGTCTTTTTAGTTGATTTGTTTCAACTTGTgtctttattattataataaaaactCTTGGTGTAGAACTCTTACTCCCTTCTAACTCCATCTTCAAAAAAATTACTGAGCTGCCACGTTACTCTCCTCATCTGCTTTAAGAGTATGTTaatgcttaatttttttttttcctttatattTTCCCTTCATAGCTAGGTgcaacacatgtgcctaaaactaGTTCTCTCATAATTGAGGAGCAAGAAGAtatgattcttcttcttcttcttcttcttcttcttttaagcaCAAGGGACCGAGGCCCCCATTCACATTCTCAAGCAGCAGAATCagcaaagaagaagtcggggaAGCTTGACGTCCAGATTCTATTATGGGTTGAATGCAAGCTACTCCGGCAACCAAACCAGTGGCTTGATCCCCTTCCTGAAGGATGTGAGATACTTGACAATAAAGAAGACCGCTCCACAAGCTTCATAAATCTAGCAGGTAGGGATAGCAGCAATCAGCATATCTGACGGTATTCCAGGTAGTCCCTGTTGATATCTCCCCTTCATCCCACGCCCTATTTAAATGCTGTATAGGATAGATCAGACCTGCCCATGCTGCTGTAAGCTGTGTGTTAGGAACCAAAGTATGAGAGCCATTTTATTTAATATCAACTAGAAACTAAAACATCTGCATCATGATAAAAATTTGATGGAGATAAGAGgatggaaaaggaaaaggaaaaggacaTGCTTCTTTTTCCATGACCAAGAGAAAGAGCAAATGCACGAGGAGGGGCAAAGAAGGACATGAGCTTGGCATGTTTTTGGTTTTCAGAGATTTCTTGGTGATGATAAAGGGAGACAATATGCCACCCGGCTTTTATTACTTGAACAGAGTTTATTTACAGGAGAGTATGTAAAAGGGATGGCATCTAAGCTGTTCTTTGAAAAAGCTGTTTACAGATCAGCAAGGTCTAAACTGTGAGAACAGAGTGAAGAAACAGAAGCAGCAAAAATAGAAACAGAAGCTACGGAAAGAACAGAGTGCTCGATTCGAGTGCGAACTAAGGTAGCAGGAACCTGCAGATAGCACTAACCGGACTCTCAATCTTCTCTATTTGGAAGCATCATCTGAAATTAGACGTCAGCCAGGATTGTGTTTACCATCTCGATTTCTGTCCAGACTGTGGTGTAGGCCGGGCAATGCTGGTTGTTAttggagttttaattaaaaaagaaattaaattattttatttcttaatctTTAGATGTTCTAAATGctttaaaatatctttttgtAAGGCGTCTCCATTTTCGAAATATTATGTATCTTCGGAACTATTGCATCTATTCGGTCTTCGGATAGAATCTATAAATACACTCCTACGGGATTAATTAAAAACcaattcgattttttttttctcactagTACTCTGCCTACAGAGAGCTTTTCCATCCTTCAACCTtctgctttctatttttttattattttttaggcATCTGAAAGAGTTGGTCGAGTCAAACCTCCACAGTGATCGTGCTCGTTCGAGAAGGATCGGGCTGAGCCGGATTGTTGTACCTTGGAGACGAGATCACCGTAAACCTATATGTAGGAGGCGAATCATATTTTTAGGATAGTGCATATCACACGACTCGATCAAGGCAAGCACTTTTTAATCTTCTGATTTCATTGTTATAGGTTATTTCTTTATAATACTTCTATAAATAAAGATATAGCAATTTCTAGGTAAAATAAATTTCCAACGGTTGCGGTAAAGGATTGACCTTTGAGGAGGTTTAAACCAATCCCAACAATGGAAGCAATAGATGCAGATTTGTTTAGAAATATCCTAGAATTTCTCTCTTTACAGCAACAAAGCCCAAGTAAAAGAGCAGCGATTACCACCGAGGTGGTAGCACGGTTGGAACGGCGCTAAGATTCTACCGGAGTGGCCCAGGTTTGAAACGCGCGAGCATCGATTAAATGCGGGAACCGGATGTCCCCCGCCTGGTTTGCCCGGTGGAGTCGCCATCtgacactaccagaaaacacgcgtatagtgacggagattcccgtcactataccgtatttccggttactaatatggaattggtgaccggagctcccgtcactgacttggttacaaaaacacgcgtcaCTAAATTATCAGTGACGGCGGAGATTCCCGTCACTAACTCCCGTGACAGAACCGCCGTCACTAAGCCGTTACAAATTCAAGaattagaaatttaagaaattatgtattTCCCGTCACTATCTAGTTGCGGAGTTAGTGACGAAGGTAACTTGGTCACTGAGTTTGTCACAGAATGCGGTCACAAGTTTGGTCACTGATCTGTCACAACCTTTAGTGACAGATTTAGTCGTCACAGACATGGTCACACATTTTGTCACTACATTTGTCATTAATCCCGTCACTGACCTAGTGATAAGTTTACCGTCACTAATTGGTTACAAACGcgctgagcaaaatcaatttttattaaccaaaatcctgtcactaagtttatgactgctcgtcacaatacttggtaaacaatttagtaaccaaaatttggtcaccgatcacaatctaataacctggtacatttggtacattgattggctcataataataataataataatatcattaatagcaaaggcattcaacattacgcaaaagtcattttaaatgtcattcaaaattggcatcaacatgtcctgaatccatcaaaatcaaagtctaaaaatatgtcataaagatcaatagagatttcattcctcctaggaatgcaaggacctatcatctaaggcaaaaacaatcataatgaagcatgatcagcagaaccagaatcaccattacacccccgatctgcatgccttgttccaaagccaatctcttctctcatcttttgaagaacctcctcttgccattttttcttttcctgctcaagaatacgtagaaggtcttcatgagtgtacagctctggagcttgacttgtagaggtggaagaggatgatgattgcccaataattccagtgagatcctctaggggactaaagccatagacatggccatgagttgggacaccagttgcctcaaaccacaaatcataatcacgtggaggagcatctgaggtggaggcatcaccatattttttggagtattcagctgaatactttgcctgccagttgatttaaaagaagagaaaaacattatggtggatcaaacaagagataaacatgagcaagctcaataatatttatgaatcataaaaaaattatacttaccatgacagcttcacttctcttatctacatatcctcccatgccttgctttgtcttatgcgtccgattaaaagattcaactattgttggctccctacctaactttaatttctacaaaagagaaaagaaaaaaatcattaacatataatGGGCTAATTTAAGATGATTgaacaataatataaaaattattatagaaatcTAATTGAATAAAGATATGTACCAGTCGTTCGTCATGATTGACAAATGCGATTGATCCTCCACAGTGTTTAGAGATGCTACCATTCTTCATGgtgtttctattatttttgttggcttctgatttcttcttccattttggggagatccaaatatcaattagcttattccaattttctctagagatccaATTAGGGGGTTTATCACGGGCTTTATTTAAATCTCCTTTTGCTTCCAAAAGCTTTTGGCTTCTGACCCTCCCTAATGAGGTTGTCAACCGTCGCTGACAATGCTTGTCCCAAACTTGATGCACATGATGCAATTGTCCTGGAAGAATTGTGTGTATCTCCTAACAAAAAAAAGGTCACAAGTAATCAGACTTATTAATTGGCATGTGTAACAAGGGCAAAAGTTAATGAtaagaaatataaattaattatatcACCTCAAATTTGTTCCACATTCCAACTTTAGCATGTGTAGGGACCTCCCTCCATGACAACCACGGACCATTGAAAAATTGGTGCATGATAGCAACAGCTTTGTGACTGACCTCATAATCAAGAAACCTGCAATTTAGAAAatattctttagaaaataaattaaatactttaaatgcaacaaacacataaattcaaattagtgatataagaaagtgatattttcatacattcctCTTGTGCACCTAACAATCACTTTTCCATTTGCATCAACAGGGGCTTTAAGGGTTGGTTCTCGGCCATTGCTTTGTCGTGGATCAATCCCAAGTTCATCATTCATCTGATCCTCATTCATTGTATCCTCATGATTTTGCACTGCACCATTCATTTCTTCATCGTTTATTTCTTCATTTGTATCCACCTCTTCAATCATGTCCCCATCAGGAAtgtaatcatcatcatcatgacaATCCTCGACACGCTCAGGCAACCTAGAAGGTTGAGAAGGAACTTGAGTAGCAGCCAGTATTAAAGCTGCTTTTCCATTACCTCTtggtttctcttttttcttggcCATAACTGCACAACAATAAAAAGTTGTAGTTAGTTCACAATGTAAATGTCAACAAATCCAATCAAAGTAAAGAACAATCAGTGGACCTGTTGCTTTCCCTTTGCTCTTTCTCATGTCTGcacaattataatttataagtcTAAAATTAGTTATATTAGCATTCACAAAGTTGCATGTTGTATTTTAATCTTCCTCAGCCTCATGCTCCTCTTCCTCGGTttgttcatcttcaaaatcttcttcttcatcctcaaagTCCTCTTCCATTTGGTTAGTTGTCAACTCAATTTCTACTGCATCAATATCTTCTGCATCTTTGTTAACACCAACCAAAATGTCTGGATCATCAAGCTCATCTGTCATCGAGATTGGGGTAGGAATCCTGTGGTTTTCTTCTtgataaaaatcaagaaaattttCTTCTGGCACACTAGGAGTGAACCTACCTCTAGCTTTTGTCTTAATTACTACCCACCACAATCTTCGATTCTTCTTCTTACCTGGGTAACCAGTATAGAACACCTGATGTGCTTGTTGAGCTAATACAAAAGGATCATTGGTTGGAAGTCTTAGTTTGTAATTGATCTCAACGAGGCCATGTTGAGGGTGCACTTTCATACCCTTGTCTCTATCATACCAGTCACATTTGAATAACACTACTTTATTACCAACCCCAAAATAGTCTAACTCGATAATGTCAACCAACATCCCATAATAGTCACTCTCAAAGTCATTGTAACTGCTTCCCTTAATGCACACACCActgttgaaggttcttttatccTTTCCATATTCTTTAGTGTGAAATCTGTACCCATTCACAAAGTAGCCTTTATAACATTTAACTTTATTCCCAGGGCCATATGATAGGTCCTTTAAGCGCCCATCAACATGATTTTTGCTGTCATTAACCTAGcatgataaaaataatatcGTAAGAATAAATCAAGAGAAAgtctaatttattattatatttatgaatTATGTACTCACATATGACCTCAACCAAGCCGGAAACTCCATTTCGCGTCGTCTTTCCAAATCTATTTGGCTTATATTTGGACAAGATTGCCGgatataatcatcaaaatacctacAACACAAAAGCTAGAATCACATATATTGTACTCCATATGCATTTTTAAGGATGATTATAATTAAGTACTTGTGTAACTTACTTTCCAAAAGGTTGAACCTCCTCACAATTCAGAAGAACATATAATTCAGCAACATTAAACTCCTGAGTAGTTAAATGCCTTCCAAAAGGTTTCCCAAAAGGCCGACCTTGATGAGCAAAAATTGATAGACGATCCACGAGATCAAACTCCCCTTCGTCTTCATTACGGGGAACTTGATTTAACCTCGTTTGTATAGAAGGCTCAAAATAATGCGAACAGAAAGTTGATATTTCTTCTATGATGTAAGCCTCGACAATAGAACCTTCAATCGATGCTCGATTCTTTACCTTCTGCTTTATATCATGCATAAGCCTATAAATAAGATTAATATGTTAATTTCTCAAATTTAATAGATACAAAAAaactatttaataaaattatagaaattgTTACCTTTCAAAGGGGTACATCCATCTGTACTGCACGGGCCCCCCAACCTTAGCTTCATAAGCTAAATGAACAGGTAAGTGCTCCATTGAGTCAAAAAATGCAGGAGGAAATATCTTCTCAAGTTTGCGGAGAGTTACCACAATATTTTTCTCAAGAACCTCCATATCTTGGACACGCAAAGTTGTGTTGCATAAATCTCTAAAGTAACAGCTTAATTCTGTCAATGCATCCCACACTGGTGCTGGCAATACTTCACGGAATGCAATTGGAAGCAATCTCAGCATGAAAACATGACAATCGTGACTTTTTAACCCGTAAAACTTATAATCATCCAGGTTAACACACTTCGATATGTTTGAAGCATATCCATCAGGGAGTCTTAACCCTTTCACCCACTCGCAGACCTCTATTGCTTGGTCTTTGGACAATACATAGGAAGCTGGAGGCTTAACTAGCTTTCCATTAACAAATTGAATCCTCAACTTGGGACGCTTGCAATACAGCTCTAAATCTTGCCTTGCTTTCACATTATCTTTAGTCTTCCCTTTTACATCCATACAAGTGTAAAATATATTGAGAAACACATTTCGAACAATATGCATGACATCTAAATTGTGTCGAATAAGTAGTGTATGCCAATAGGGCAACTCCCAAAATATGCTCCTTTTCACCCAATTATGATCTTTACCGAATCCAGGAATGGTGTGCTTAGGAGCTTTCGAACCAAAAGTTACATTAGGCAAGGCAGAGACCCTATTTTTCAACTCCTCACCAGACAGTCGAGGAGGTGGGGGGTCTGTCTCTATTCTACCATTGAAGAaaccatcaacttggtatctgtATGCATGGTCCATGGGCAAGAATTGACGATGGCAGTCAAAAAAAGAAGTCTTCCCACCATGTTGTAGTGTAAAAGTTtttgagttctccatacaatacGGGCATGCCAACTTTCCATGTGTACTCCATCCTGAAAGCATGCCATATGCAGGAAAATCGTTGATAGTCCACAATAAAGCTGCCTTCATTTGAAAATTCTCTTTTCTGAAAATGTCATAAGTGGTGACCCCTACTTCCCACAATATTTTAAGTTCATCAATCAAAGGCCTAAGCAAGACATCGATACTTTTGCCGGGGCTCTTAGGTCCAGAAATGACTAAACTTAGAAAAATGTAGGGTCGTTTCATACATATTGATGGTGGAAGATTGTAAACTGTTACGAAAACTGGCCAACAGGAATAAGGATGAGCTGATTGGCTAAAAGGGTTAAAACCATCTGTACATAACCCAAGTCTCACATTACGAGGCTCGGTAGAAAAGGATGGATGAATGCGGTCAAAGTGCTTCCAAGCCTCCCCACAAGCAGGATGCACCATCTCATCTGAATCACCTCCCTTTACATGCCATGACATGTTTTCAGCCGTTCTGCTTGACATAAAAAGCCTCTGAAGTCTTGGTGTTATTGGAAGATATCGCAACCTTCTATAAGGAACATCTTTTCTCCTACCACCACCATCATTTCTTCTGAGTTTATATCGAGGATGACCACAAATAGTACACTCAATCAAATTCTCTGTTTTCTTATAGAATAGCATACAATTATTCTCACAAACATCAATACTTGTATACTCCAACCCCAACTTCCGAAGCATCTTCTTTGATTGATAGAAATCAAGGGGCAGCTTCTCACTTTCCGGCAACATTTTCttcactattttcatgattcgaTCATAGCAAGATATACTCATATTAAATTCAGACTTGCAATTTAATAATTGAGTAATAGCAGATAACTTAGAGTGTTTTTTACACCCTTTCCATAAAGGTACTTCTGCATCTttcaacaaagaataaaaatctgcagcatCCTTATTTGGCTCTTCCTCATGATTAACTTCAAGTGCACTACTCAAATGGAGTTCCTCTTCTGGACCCATAGCTTCCATCACCATGGTTCTATATTGCTGACCATGTTCACAACCAACATCCATTGATGTGGATGCTTCTACTACACTTGTACTTACAGGAGCAACTGCACCAAGTAACTCCCCATGTGCAAACCATGTTGAATACCCCGGTGTAAACCCCTTTCTCAACAGATGAACATTGACCGTATCACGGTTAAGAAATTTCTGGTTGTCACATCTCATACAAGGGCATCTAATCTTATCACCACTACAATACTCTAACTGAGTAAATGCAAACTCAAGGAACCCTTTAACTCCATCACAGAACTCAGCTCTTATATAACCATTTTCACTAAGTCGGTGGTACATCCAATTACAATCAACTGACATAGTTCCtctagaaatcaaaaaaataaaacaacattAGAAAGcctagaaaatattaaaaatcggGCCATTAAAAAACACGAAAGGCAAGATcataaaaaatgtaaaagaaacaaaaactggTATGATATTTATGAAGATGAGAAGTTATCATAAGAATGACAAAAATAAGTCATTCAATCTTGTCCTAGCATCATTGACATTAAAAAAGCATTCAATCTTTATAAAAAGCTGAACATAACGAATTAATCTTTACAAGTTATCTCTTCATTCATCTAATACCAGCaatattcaaaaagcatttaatctttacaaagacaaggaatacaagtcaaatcatccaaatttacaTATGGAATACTATCTGCTTCACATAGAACAAATGTCAATATACATGATCGCCTCTGATGCTAGGAAAGCATGGCACTTCTTAGCAAGCTTTTTTGACCACCTTCTTGATTGCACACTAGAAATAAGTcacaaccatgaagcaacaccatTTTCCACCACTTTCCATTTTTCCTTGCAGATGAACAATGATTGTAGAAATGAATAACATGACGAAGAAATTAAAATCCATGAACTTTACAGAGTCAAGTTAAAGTTTtgagaaaattttcaaaaatgtaAACCAATGTCATAAGAAGCATGACTGGCATGCTTTGAAGTACTATTCAACaattatgaaaataaattttgcaagttgatgAAGAATCAATAATTGATACTCTTTTTTAAGTATTAGATCTCTAATGGGCCCAAGTTTGGTGCTTGACAAATGATATTCATAGGAAAGCTCAAATATATCACAATACACAAAGATTAGATTTCCTACAAAGGTCCAAGTAAATAAAATACATTCaattatattacattaaatTAGAGGTTACTATAGATTCAGAtttaggaggaaaaaaaattgcacCAATGATACACAACTCTTCCCTTAATATTTTCACATGAACAATAAAAAAATGGAGATTAATCATTGAGAGCTAATAGTATCGGACCATTGGAACCACAATATCTGATGTTGAAACTCTTGAAACAAAGTACTACTATAATCCTTGGCAGCTGGAAACACAAGCCTTTAGTCAATGATTTCATCAGTTTTTCAGTTGAAGTTGTTTCAAAGAGTGAGATCTGTTTATTTAGAAGAACCCCCAAGAACATATATTCTCTAAATCCTGGCTGCTTCAtatttctcaaaaagaaaaaagggaagaaaaaaaaagaaatagttcTGCTCCATGTCACAACATGAGATTTTGCGGTTCCAAACTTAACAGACACTATTAATCAAAAAATTCGTCTACTAAAACGAAACATCAACAGGGAATTAAGGGAAACAAACCCTGCTTCACCACAGCATCTCAAAAACCCTGCTTCACCACAGCATCTCAAAAACCCTGCTTCACCACAGCATCTCAGAAAGGAGATTAAAATGTATACATTTACATCCACATTTGGAATCTTGGATCATGTATATAATGACTAGATGAAGATGAACACAAAGAGATGTAAACACAGGATCATGTATATAATCGAAAGGCACGGCGATCAAGCGCGGCGCCGGATCCACAGGGGGAGACCCTCGGTAGGTTccttcccccttcctcttcctcttcttcgtttcttttattttgttatcatgGGGTAAAAGGAAATGGGGTTAGGGTTTACCTCCGGGAAGAACCGGTTCTGAAAACCCTAGCCGATGAGCAAGAAACAGGGGAGCGTCGACGGGGTGACGTAGCCGCGATGATCTCGTCCCGGGCGAGAAGGAGATGAACACAGGCGCCGAgcaaagagacaatgaaaccctCGGTAGGTTAGGGTTTAACTCCGgaaagagattgtggagtgattgattaaaaccccatttgattttgatgaactcaaagcatttgagtatatcttgtgattactaatgaattcaattgagtgtttcagtgaaaatcctgtccaagtgtctctagattttggttcatagtattttggataagttaagaagtctgctgaaccaaagtctgagactcgagtcgactcccgagtatcacgagtcgactccaagcgtatcaagttcactggcacgagctcgagtcgactccagactagtacgagtcgactccgactgagaacagaaagaagaacagaaagcctcatctcagaacctgtcaacgagtcgactcctgaagtgcgcgagtcgactccaatgttcaacgagtcgactccagggtagtaagagtcgactccaagaggtacacaaagaaaagtcagagagcagttttcgagtctgagattcgagtcgactccagtggaacgcgagtcgactccgatggttggcaagtcgactccagagaaagcaagagtcgactctcagcagtacacaaagaaaaggtcagagagcattttatggactctgagattcgagtcgactcccgcaatacgcaagtcgactccgagactgtgcgaccatcgacagacagaaaaccatgttactgcctctgagattcgagtcgactcccagacagctcgagtcgactccaagacaagcttcacgtcaaaaggcagaagaccaactttcggaaactgagagccgagtcgactccaaggaagttcgagtcgactccaagactggatgagccaaaagacagagaatcgggagttcgggctctgagattcgagtcgactccaaggacagtcgagtcgactcgagtggacaaaattcaaaattggatccacggacttcagtggatgaaacgactccaaaattgccaggtcagctccagaagttggcgagtcgactccgggtcaagacgagtcgactcccagtcgtgacggcaactttaattcaaatttggaacagttgccgagtcgactccggaaaagcttgagtcgactcccgctacagccgagtcgactcctgatcgcgcgagtcgactccaacccaccaacggtcatattgtcaggctgcgcagattgtgcagaacggacagaaaaagcagtgtaacggctagtttccgtgggggttggcttaaatagccacagaagactgtagcaaggtagagaacaaccattccactccaagcattcaagctttcaagctctgcaacgtgctcttcaacgaaaaaggggaagatcagcatttactgcaaccaactacatcttcccagcaattaaagcctcctcctcctgcattcaagtcgactactcattcgagaggagaccggagttcaagaagccattcctctacttcagcttaaaagcgtttgagggcttctaaactcctcttttgattatattgttttacatctgcttttgagaagcttattttcctttctttctataacttgtatttacttgattcaatcgggggattgaatcaaggggattaaggttggttggtgagccaagttaaaaaccaacgtgtgtaagggtttgattgtgagcccggaaaaacaatcggggttggttctagtcggtgagcctgggaaaaccgaccgagttcgttgtgagctcgtaaaacaacaagtttggttgtgagcttgcaaaacaaccggctgtaatccaagggggttatagtgaattcccaagagagacttggggagtggacgtaggagcaaggggtagctccgaaccactataaaactctgtgtttgcattggattgtctcttctcttcttcctctcacatcactcacagcacttagcattaattaaataacttgcaatagtttttaattaatcatccataacgttttaattatccaaattaatttaaaacccaattcaccccccccccccctcttgggttgtctatctgggcaacaagtggtatcagagccaaaaactcttccactcaagagttaaaagatcaaaatgacaaccccatttggatcttctcacattgagggtcagtccacccaaagaccccctttctt encodes the following:
- the LOC120111086 gene encoding uncharacterized protein LOC120111086, producing the protein MSVDCNWMYHRLSENGYIRAEFCDGVKGFLEFAFTQLEYCSGDKIRCPCMRCDNQKFLNRDTVNVHLLRKGFTPGYSTWFAHGELLGAVAPVSTSVVEASTSMDVGCEHGQQYRTMVMEAMGPEEELHLSSALEVNHEEEPNKDAADFYSLLKDAEVPLWKGCKKHSKLSAITQLLNCKSEFNMSISCYDRIMKIVKKMLPESEKLPLDFYQSKKMLRKLGLEYTSIDVCENNCMLFYKKTENLIECTICGHPRYKLRRNDGGGRRKDVPYRRLRYLPITPRLQRLFMSSRTAENMSWHVKGGDSDEMVHPACGEAWKHFDRIHPSFSTEPRNVRLGLCTDGFNPFSQSAHPYSCWPVFVTVYNLPPSICMKRPYIFLSLVISGPKSPGKSIDVLLRPLIDELKILWEVGVTTYDIFRKENFQMKAALLWTINDFPAYGMLSGWSTHGKLACPYCMENSKTFTLQHGGKTSFFDCHRQFLPMDHAYRYQVDGFFNGRIETDPPPPRLSGEELKNRVSALPNVTFGSKAPKHTIPGFGKDHNWVKRSIFWELPYWHTLLIRHNLDVMHIVRNVFLNIFYTCMDVKGKTKDNVKARQDLELYCKRPKLRIQFVNGKLVKPPASYVLSKDQAIEVCEWVKGLRLPDGYASNISNIASTSVGCIDRIKLLL